One stretch of Candidatus Poribacteria bacterium DNA includes these proteins:
- a CDS encoding DUF711 family protein codes for MKIRTITTGIPLPFSPYQLQRAAKFNTACRTCFEGNGYEVQTTRVSCQIWNEARDIDAILTLESDAQALGIEFLNLGTILPEKRYTETHLARVADVIVQSELLYATVTLTTQSGRIASDITENTADIIRQIAHRTDAGYGNLRFAALMNCPPNTPFFPAAYWRDTRTNFSIGWQAIDLVQDAFTDAPNLEVGLQNLKTVMEAEGQKIVALAQTLAQEWGIKFVGIDASLAPMGDESIAYAMEQQLPGYFGERGTLTVAAGLTHTLRSLELPLCGYSGLMLPVLEDVGLGERSEAGYFNLDSLLLYSTVCGTGLDTIPIPGDASTSQIAAILTDVATLSIQLNKPLSVRLFPVPGCNADCMTEFDSPYLTNTTVMQI; via the coding sequence ATGAAGATACGAACGATCACGACAGGTATTCCACTCCCTTTTTCTCCTTACCAACTTCAACGTGCGGCAAAATTTAACACCGCCTGTCGAACCTGCTTTGAAGGGAACGGTTACGAAGTCCAAACGACACGTGTCAGCTGCCAAATCTGGAATGAGGCACGCGATATAGACGCGATCCTTACATTAGAGTCCGATGCACAAGCCTTGGGAATTGAATTCCTTAACTTGGGGACAATCCTACCGGAAAAGCGATACACAGAAACGCATCTCGCTCGTGTTGCCGATGTGATTGTGCAAAGTGAGCTGCTCTACGCCACCGTTACCCTTACGACACAATCTGGACGTATAGCATCGGATATCACTGAAAACACTGCAGACATCATCCGACAGATCGCACATCGTACCGATGCTGGCTACGGAAACCTTCGTTTTGCAGCGTTGATGAACTGCCCACCAAATACGCCCTTCTTCCCAGCAGCGTACTGGCGCGACACTCGGACTAACTTCAGTATCGGATGGCAGGCTATAGACCTTGTGCAAGACGCTTTCACGGATGCCCCGAATTTAGAAGTCGGCTTGCAGAACCTGAAAACCGTCATGGAAGCGGAAGGACAAAAGATTGTCGCACTCGCACAAACGTTGGCGCAGGAATGGGGCATAAAGTTTGTTGGTATAGACGCATCGCTGGCACCGATGGGCGATGAAAGCATCGCTTACGCCATGGAACAACAACTCCCCGGTTATTTTGGCGAGCGCGGCACATTGACAGTCGCTGCTGGTCTCACTCACACACTCCGATCCCTCGAACTGCCGCTCTGTGGATATTCAGGATTAATGCTCCCTGTCCTTGAAGATGTAGGTTTAGGAGAGCGAAGTGAAGCGGGTTATTTTAATCTTGACAGCCTCCTTCTCTATTCCACTGTCTGTGGGACGGGGTTGGATACAATTCCGATACCCGGCGATGCTTCCACATCTCAGATTGCCGCTATTCTGACGGATGTCGCCACACTCTCCATACAGTTGAACAAGCCGCTATCGGTACGCCTTTTTCCAGTTCCCGGGTGCAACGCAGACTGCATGACAGAATTTGATTCTCCCTATCTAACAAATACCACAGTGATGCAGATATAA
- a CDS encoding sulfatase-like hydrolase/transferase, translating into MADKPHVLLISTDHWPNSLLGVSGHPAIQTPTLDSIARAGTRFTRGYSECPVCVPARKTLMTGATTRTHKDRVFNDQKDIGGLPTIAQTFRNAGYQAYAVGKLHVYPQRDRIGFDDVLLGEEGRLQYGVVDDYELFLGDRGYAGQQFAHGMCNNDYLNRPWHLPEDCHVTNWSTQQMVRMIKRRDPTRPGFWYLSYCHPHPPLAPLQCYMDMYRDIDVDMPYCGEWAKETENLPLPLRSRQVQNSLYNEDLIRSARQAFYALCTHIDHQLRVVIGTLREEGLLNNTILLFTSDHGDMLGNHRMWAKRLYYEDSANVPMLLVGTAGDGRVGHHRVDDRLVGWQDVMPTLLHLAGIDIPDTVDGIPMVGDEKREWLYGECGEGGSATRMIHEGRFKLIYYATGNYRQLFDLEEDPRELNDLANSPEYAEVLERLTNHLIGELYGSDEEWVENSKLIGLPDREYRPSPNRALSGQRGLHWPPQPSTGR; encoded by the coding sequence ATGGCTGACAAACCACACGTTCTGCTCATCTCGACTGACCACTGGCCCAACTCACTTCTGGGTGTCAGCGGACATCCGGCTATTCAGACACCGACGCTTGATTCGATCGCTCGTGCTGGTACCCGCTTTACGCGCGGCTACAGTGAATGCCCAGTCTGTGTTCCAGCGCGAAAGACGTTGATGACCGGCGCAACAACGCGGACCCACAAAGACAGGGTTTTCAACGATCAGAAAGATATAGGTGGACTACCGACAATCGCACAGACGTTTCGTAATGCCGGGTATCAGGCTTACGCTGTCGGTAAGCTGCACGTCTATCCCCAACGCGACCGTATCGGTTTCGACGATGTACTATTGGGCGAGGAAGGCAGATTACAATACGGCGTGGTCGATGACTATGAACTCTTCCTCGGCGACAGAGGGTATGCGGGTCAGCAGTTCGCTCACGGAATGTGCAACAACGATTACCTCAACCGTCCTTGGCACCTTCCTGAAGATTGTCACGTTACGAACTGGAGTACGCAGCAGATGGTGCGGATGATTAAACGCCGCGACCCGACCCGTCCCGGATTCTGGTACCTTTCCTACTGTCATCCGCATCCACCCTTGGCACCCCTCCAGTGCTACATGGATATGTATCGCGATATTGATGTGGATATGCCCTATTGTGGTGAGTGGGCTAAAGAAACTGAAAATTTACCTTTACCCCTCAGATCGCGTCAGGTGCAGAATTCGCTTTACAATGAAGACCTAATCCGTTCTGCACGCCAAGCGTTTTATGCACTTTGCACGCATATTGACCATCAATTGCGCGTTGTTATCGGAACTCTACGGGAAGAAGGTTTGTTAAACAACACAATTCTCCTGTTCACCTCTGACCACGGCGATATGCTCGGCAACCATCGGATGTGGGCAAAACGGCTCTATTATGAAGATTCCGCCAACGTTCCTATGCTCCTTGTCGGTACAGCAGGCGATGGACGGGTAGGACATCATAGAGTTGATGACCGGCTTGTTGGATGGCAGGATGTTATGCCGACGCTTCTCCACCTCGCAGGTATCGATATCCCAGACACAGTGGACGGAATACCGATGGTAGGCGACGAGAAACGGGAGTGGTTGTACGGCGAATGTGGCGAGGGTGGAAGTGCAACCCGAATGATTCATGAGGGACGCTTCAAGCTCATCTACTACGCCACTGGCAACTACCGACAACTCTTCGATTTAGAAGAGGATCCGAGAGAGTTAAACGATCTCGCCAATTCACCTGAGTATGCCGAAGTGCTTGAGCGATTAACGAATCACTTAATCGGTGAACTCTATGGCAGCGATGAAGAATGGGTAGAAAATAGCAAACTCATCGGTTTGCCTGATCGTGAGTATCGTCCGTCTCCCAATCGTGCCTTATCGGGCCAACGCGGACTTCACTGGCCACCACAACCCTCCACTGGACGTTGA
- a CDS encoding acetyl-CoA carboxylase carboxyltransferase subunit alpha, which produces MNTTELEFEKPLIELERHLAQLNAFSETHPELDLTDGITALKENADTLTKQTFQNLSRWDKVRLARHPQRPQASFYIDALLEEPVELHSDKLYGDDRALIGGFAWFDEQPIVYLAQQKGTNLQERQEMNFGYTHPEGYRKARRLMQLANKFNRPLICLVDTPGAHFDLRSEEYGQAMAIAENLAEMMTMRVPILVVIIGEGGSGGALAIAVGNRVLMMEYAVYCVAPPEACSGIVWKDKGEHAPEATEGYKPTAPDLLKLGVIDQVVREPLGGAHRNAEASVRNVKRAVRKHLTELLQMTPQQLIQQRYERYRHIGLYGEDTV; this is translated from the coding sequence ATGAATACAACAGAATTAGAATTTGAGAAACCACTGATTGAGTTGGAACGGCATCTTGCCCAATTAAATGCTTTTTCGGAAACGCATCCTGAGTTAGACCTCACGGATGGGATTACAGCACTAAAGGAAAATGCGGACACGCTCACAAAACAGACGTTCCAAAATTTAAGTCGCTGGGATAAAGTGCGGTTGGCAAGGCATCCGCAACGTCCACAAGCTTCCTTCTATATTGACGCGCTCCTTGAAGAACCCGTTGAACTCCACAGTGATAAACTCTACGGCGATGACCGCGCGCTCATCGGAGGCTTCGCATGGTTCGACGAGCAACCCATCGTTTACCTTGCACAACAGAAAGGCACGAACCTTCAAGAGCGGCAGGAAATGAATTTCGGTTACACACATCCAGAGGGCTACCGCAAAGCGAGACGGTTGATGCAGTTAGCAAACAAGTTCAACCGACCCTTAATCTGTCTTGTTGATACCCCTGGAGCACATTTTGATCTCCGCTCTGAGGAGTATGGACAGGCGATGGCGATCGCTGAAAATCTTGCGGAGATGATGACGATGCGTGTCCCAATTCTCGTCGTTATTATTGGCGAAGGCGGAAGTGGCGGTGCTTTGGCAATCGCAGTCGGAAACCGTGTTTTGATGATGGAATATGCCGTCTACTGTGTTGCGCCACCCGAAGCCTGCAGTGGTATTGTGTGGAAGGACAAGGGCGAACATGCACCAGAGGCGACCGAAGGCTATAAACCTACCGCCCCAGATCTGCTTAAATTGGGAGTTATTGACCAAGTTGTTCGGGAACCGCTCGGTGGCGCGCATAGGAATGCAGAGGCTTCTGTACGCAACGTCAAACGTGCGGTGCGGAAACACCTCACCGAATTACTGCAGATGACCCCGCAACAATTGATTCAACAGCGATACGAGCGTTACCGGCATATCGGACTTTACGGCGAAGATACTGTTTGA
- a CDS encoding cupin domain-containing protein: MYMRHWLQSPSSLTHGNIIKREIFSKSNGDATDKEGAILRYVDSFSRCYLEPKISSVPTALDDRQLIFYIVDGSGVFEAGDLKQQVGEGDAILVPPGLNHVLNNLEDAPLEFLILEEVIPDGVEAPRKDALIRNYRERPLGQGHWTHLVHPIFGPDDGLVTLHSVLMVRIEAMQTPDTHGHGPDMDEVWYMLEGNGIHVVSRNVYRQMPGDAVSVASSNPGHSLINDTDEPLKTFYFARYDR, encoded by the coding sequence ATGTATATGCGACATTGGTTACAGAGTCCTTCAAGTCTGACGCACGGTAACATCATTAAACGCGAGATCTTTAGCAAAAGCAACGGAGACGCTACAGATAAAGAGGGCGCGATTCTGAGATATGTTGATAGTTTCTCTCGATGCTATCTTGAACCGAAAATATCTTCAGTTCCCACTGCATTAGATGATCGACAACTTATTTTCTACATTGTTGACGGTTCCGGCGTGTTTGAGGCGGGAGACTTGAAACAGCAGGTTGGAGAAGGGGACGCGATCCTTGTCCCGCCCGGCCTTAACCACGTTTTGAATAACTTGGAAGATGCCCCGTTAGAATTTCTGATATTGGAAGAGGTAATCCCGGACGGCGTGGAGGCACCACGCAAGGATGCGCTCATCCGAAACTATCGCGAACGCCCCTTGGGACAAGGACATTGGACGCATCTCGTACATCCGATTTTCGGTCCAGACGACGGCTTAGTGACTCTGCATTCAGTGCTGATGGTGCGGATCGAAGCGATGCAAACACCTGATACACATGGACACGGTCCTGATATGGATGAGGTCTGGTATATGCTTGAGGGTAATGGCATTCACGTTGTCAGCAGGAATGTTTATCGTCAGATGCCGGGCGATGCTGTCTCTGTGGCTTCGTCAAATCCAGGGCATAGCCTTATCAATGACACGGATGAACCGCTTAAGACCTTCTACTTTGCACGTTACGATCGCTAA